Within the Microbacterium terricola genome, the region GCCGCCGCCGCCGCGGAGAGCTTCCGTGCGCTGCGCGGCGCGGTGCGCCACCTGCTCACCGCGAGCGGCTCCGGACAGGAGCTGCTCGGCCGCGGGCTGCGCGACGAGGTGCTGGCGGCAGCATCCGTCGATGCGGTCGACACCGTGCCGGTGCTCCGCGACGGGGTGTTCGTCGCGAGCTGAGGACGCCTACCGCGGAGTCATCGCCGCGAGGCGGGTCGCCGTGCTGATCTCGCGGCGACTCCAGGCGAACAGGAAGCGCTGGTCGAACCGCGAGGCGCACTTCGCGCACGAGGTCGGCCGCGACACCTTGCGGTGGCGGTAGGCGACGTGCCCGGCCGGGCACACCCCCACCCATGGCGCCAGCTCGGTCGCCGTCTCGCCGTGGTGCGTCGTGCCGCCGACGTAGCCGAGGTCGCGGGCGATCGCCTTCCAGCGCTGCCCGTGCCCCGCGTTCGCCCCGGCCAGGGCATGCGCGACCTCGTGCAGGAGCGTCTGATGGTTGGCGTCATCGTCGTAGCGCGCGGCGAGATAGCGCGAGACGCTGATGCGCTTGCGCGTGTAGTCGCACAGCCCGGCACGCCGCTTGGCGTTGTCGAACCCGAAGGTCCACGACGCGTCGAGATGGGTGGTGATCAGCGCCTCGGCCCAGCGGCGCACCCGTTGCAATTCCGACATGGGTCGACGTTAGAACAAACCTGCGACAGTCGCTCAGCTGGCGACGGAGGCCCGTGCCCGACGGCGGTCGGCGGCATCGATGGCTTCGAGGGTGGCGGTGAGCGCCCGGTCGTCGGCCCCGGCCTCCTGCCGCAGGAACAGCGCCCGCTTGAAGTCGGCGCGGGCCTGGTCGTAGTCGCCCGCGGCGAAGTGCACCTTGCCGCGGTGCTGGAAGGCGAACGCGGCGATCGCGCTCCATCCCTGGCCCTCAGCCTCGAGTGCGCAGGTGGTCAGCTCCTGGTCCGCGGCCGCATAGGCTCCGCGCACCTGCAGCACCGACGCGTGCAGGATGCGCGCACGGAGCAGGTCCTTGCGCGTGCCCGCCATGCGAGCCACCCGTACCGACTGCTCGGACAGCACCAGGGCGTCCTCCGAGCGGTCGAGCACCTTCAGCAGCCACACCCGCTCGAGCAGGGCCGGCAGGCTGCGCTCCTCGCCGATCTCGTCGAGGCGGTCCTTGCACTGGCGGGTGTCCACCTGCTCGTGAAGGGTGTCGGGGTCATACCCGTGGATGTAGCTCATGGCGTCGACTCCTCTCCCCGCGTGCTGCCCTTCCAGTGTGCATCGGCCCCCATCCGTTTACGGACGGAACACGCCGCGTGCCCTCCCGGCGATGCGGCGTGTCCCGTCCGTAAACGGGTCGGGGCGGGTCGTGACGGGTCGGGACGGCGCGGGTCAGCGCTCGAAGAGCGACGACGAGGGCTTCGGCGAGGGGGTGGCGTCGGCATCCGTCGCCACCGTCGCGCCCCGCACGAAGTCGTCGATCTCGGCGCCCTGGGCGACCTTCGCGGGGTGGGGCCCCGCCGCCATCAGCCGCGGCAGCCACTGCGTCGGCAGCGGAGCGGCCGACGCGGCCACGACGAGGTTGCCGAAGCGGCGGCCCTTGAGGGTCTGCACCTCGGCGAGCACGATCACGTGCGCGAGCACCCGCTGCAGGGTCGCCACCTGGCGCCGGGCGAAGGCGAGCCCCGCACCGTCGGCGACGTTCACCAGCAGCACCCCCTCGGGTGCGAGGAGGGCGGCGGCCTCGCGGTAGAACTCCACGGTGGTCAGGTGGGCGGGAGTCTGCG harbors:
- a CDS encoding SprT-like domain-containing protein yields the protein MSELQRVRRWAEALITTHLDASWTFGFDNAKRRAGLCDYTRKRISVSRYLAARYDDDANHQTLLHEVAHALAGANAGHGQRWKAIARDLGYVGGTTHHGETATELAPWVGVCPAGHVAYRHRKVSRPTSCAKCASRFDQRFLFAWSRREISTATRLAAMTPR
- a CDS encoding tetratricopeptide repeat protein — encoded protein: MSYIHGYDPDTLHEQVDTRQCKDRLDEIGEERSLPALLERVWLLKVLDRSEDALVLSEQSVRVARMAGTRKDLLRARILHASVLQVRGAYAAADQELTTCALEAEGQGWSAIAAFAFQHRGKVHFAAGDYDQARADFKRALFLRQEAGADDRALTATLEAIDAADRRRARASVAS